Within Citromicrobium bathyomarinum, the genomic segment CTGCCCGAGGAAGCGACCTCCAAGTTCCCGTCCGAACTTTCCGGCGGGATGAAGAAGCGCGCCGGGCTCGCCCGCGCGCTCGCGATCGATCCGGAACTGCTGTTTCTGGACGAACCGACCGCCGGGCTCGATCCGATCGGCGCCTCTGCCTTCGACGAGCTGCTGCGCGGGCTGAAGGAAACGCTGGGGCTGACCGTGTTCCTGATCACCCACGACCTCGATACCCTGTTCGCGATCTGCGACCGGGTCGCGGTGCTGGCCGACAAGAAGGTGATTGCGGTGGGCACGATCCCCGAACTTCTGGAAATGGACCATCCTTGGATTCAGGAATACTTCAACGGCCCGCGCGGGCGTGCGGCGCAGGGGAAGCCGGTGGATGGTTAGCGCGATGGACAAGCCCGTCCATTCGCGGGCATAGGGACGCACATGGAAACAAGAGCCAACCATGTCTGGGTGGGTGCGGTCACGCTCCTCTTGCTCGCCGCGCTTGCGCTGTTCATCGTGTGGATCGCGGGACTGGGCGAGAACGACCGCAAGGAATACGACATCTTCTTCAAGCAGTCGGTCGCCGGGCTTGCCAATGGCAGCTCCGTCTCCTTCGCCGGGGTGCCGGTGGGGCAGGTGCGCGACATCTCGCTGTGGGAGACCGATCCCGAATTCGTCCGCGTGCGCATCGCGGTAAAGCCCGAAGTGCCCGTGCTGGTCGGCACGACCGCCACCGTGCAGAGCTCTTTCACCGGGGTTTCGACCATCCTGCTGGACGGCGCGCGCAAGGGCCGCCCGCCGATCACCTGCGAAACCACCGCGTGCCCCGAAGGCGCGCCGGTGATTCCGCCCAAGGCCGGCGGGTTCGGCGAAATCCTCGCCAATGCGCCATTGCTGCTGGAGCGCCTGTCGACTCTGACCGAGCGGCTGACCATGCTGCTGTCGGACGACAACCAGCGCGAACTTTCGGGCATCCTGCGCAACACCAACCGGGTGACTGCGGATGTCGCGGACGCCACGCCGCAGCTCAAGGGCGCGCTTGCCGAGATGCAGATCACCCTTCGCGAGGCGAGCGAAGCGCTCGATTCCTTCGAACGGACGACCAATTCGGCGAACGAACTGCTCAACAACGAGGGCGAATCGCTGGCCAAGGAGCTGCGCGGGACGCTGCAGAAAGCCAATCAGGCGGCCGACACGCTCAACCAGACGCTCGAACAGGCGCAGCCTGCGGTCCGCTCGCTCAACGAAAAGACCCTGCCGAGTGCGAATGCCACGCTGGAAGACCTGCAGGCGACCAGCCGTTCGCTGCGCAGCCTGACCCAGCGGATCGAGGACAAGGGCGCGTCCGACCTGATCAACTCGCCCAAGCTGCCCGATTACGAACCGGAGGATTGATCGACGTGCCCGCAACCCGCATGCCTCGCATGGCCAGCCTGCGCCTTTCGATCCTGGCCACCGCCACGCTCGCGCTGGGCGGCTGCATCAGCTTCGGCGAAGACCCGCCGCCCGCGCTGCTCACCCTGACGCCGTCGGTCCAGATCGCCGAGGGCGCCGGGCCGGGAGGCGAG encodes:
- a CDS encoding MlaD family protein, giving the protein METRANHVWVGAVTLLLLAALALFIVWIAGLGENDRKEYDIFFKQSVAGLANGSSVSFAGVPVGQVRDISLWETDPEFVRVRIAVKPEVPVLVGTTATVQSSFTGVSTILLDGARKGRPPITCETTACPEGAPVIPPKAGGFGEILANAPLLLERLSTLTERLTMLLSDDNQRELSGILRNTNRVTADVADATPQLKGALAEMQITLREASEALDSFERTTNSANELLNNEGESLAKELRGTLQKANQAADTLNQTLEQAQPAVRSLNEKTLPSANATLEDLQATSRSLRSLTQRIEDKGASDLINSPKLPDYEPED